The stretch of DNA TATCAACTACCGGAATGGTAAAGCGGCTGGCTTTTATCGGTATCCATTTCAAACGTCGCAGGTTATTACCGCACTGTATCCCAATGGTTTTTTGCCGAATATCGAATCAAAAATCAACGATCAGTCGCTGCTTGCTGGTGTTAGTGGCGAGTCGAAAGGCTACCGTTGGGATATTAGCAATGTGTATGGGGGCAATAGCTTCCGTTTCGACGTAACGAACTCGAACAACGCGTCGCAGTTTGCGCAGGGAGCCAACGCGCAGACTAATTTCTATGCGGGTACGCTCAGCTTCTATCAGAACACAGCCAACGCCAGCGTTGCCAAAGATTACGGCTCGTCGGTAGGGCTTAAATCGTTTAACGTGGCGGTTGGGGCCGAGTATCGGATGGACTTTTACCGGATTCGGAACGGCGAAGAAGCCTCGTATCGCAACTTCGACCCCGCATCAGGCCGGGCCGGTGGTGCCCAGGTATTTCCGGGGTTTCAGCCAGCAAACGCGGTTAATGCCAGCCGAAACGTAGTGGGTGCGTACATCGATATTGAAACAGACCTGAGCGAGCGGCTACTCGTGAATACGGCAGCCCGCTACGAAAATTACAGCGATTTTGGTGGTAATCTGGCCGCAAAATTAGCCGCTCGTTATAAGTTCACCGACGCATTTTCCCTGCGTGGTGCGATAAGCAATGGGTTTCGGGCACCGAGCCTGCACCAACGGCAGTTTAGCGCGATCAGTACCGTTTTTGTGTCAACAGGTCAGGGACTCGAACCGCGTCAGACAGGTACATTCCGCAACGATAGCCCCATTGCCCAGGCTTTTGGCGTACCATCGCTCACGGCTGAACGCTCAGTCAATTACAGTGTTGGCGTTACGTCGCAACCACTTAGTAATCTGAGCATTACAATTGATACCTATCAGATTGACATTCGCGACCGGATTATTTACAGCAACCAGTTTACGCGCGGCACCAGTGGGGCCGGGCTAATTGTGGCTAACATCCTCAACGCGGCTGGGCAACAGGAGGTAAATGCGGCCCAGTTCTTCGCTAATGCGGTAAACACCCGTACCCGTGGCATCGACATCGTAGTTGCTACCAGCCCGCGTCTGAACAAAGGAACGCTCGACCTGACTTTTGCGGCTAACTTCAACGAAACACGGCTTACAGGCGACATTAAACGGCCCGCCAATTTACCAAACGACGCCGTGTTTGGTAACTTTTTGTTCAACAGACAGGATAGTGCCCGCCTGACGCTTGCACAACCCAAAAGCAAAATAGCCTTCACCGCCAATTACCGGCTAAATAAATTCGGAGCGGTGCTGCGCCTGACCCGATTCGGCGAGGTAGCTACCTACGACCCGGCAAATCCATTGCTCGACGAGTTCTTTAGCCCCAAACTGGTAACAGACTTCAGCGTTTCGTATCGGGTATTCAAGAACCTCACGGCTACACTTGGTGCTAATAATATTTTGGACGTATATCCCGACAAACTACAAAAAACGGCCCAGCCAACACCATCGCGTTTTGGTTCGGCAGTGCTCGACAATTCATCGTTCGGACGGTTTGTCTATAGCCGGAACGCCACTCAGTTTGGATTCAACGGGGGTTACTATTTCCTGAATTTATCGGCAAGTTTCTGATAAACGCAGCTACGAAAAAGCCTGCTAACATTAGTTGGCAGGCTTTTTCGTGACTCTTCGGTTAGAAATATCATTACTTCGGGGCCATCCGAATTGCACCGTCGAGCCGGATAACTTCGCCGTTGAGCATTGGGTTTTCCAGAATACTCTTTACCAGCAAGGCGTACTCAGCCGGTCGGCCCAGCCGCGACGGAAACG from Spirosoma montaniterrae encodes:
- a CDS encoding TonB-dependent receptor; the encoded protein is MRKLFTLRLVGINVACWLLAATTVLAQGVRGRVIDGATRSAIPGATIVVMNTSVGATADANGDYSLKLDPGNYTLRVSFVGYQTASVPVTVSSGEPVVANVTLSDAAESLGEVVVIGSRSTQVRTSVETVAPVDIIQSRDLVATGQVDITQQLNFVAPSFNSSRQTVADGTDHIDPATIRGLGPDQVLVLLNGKRRHNQALINVNGTIGRGSVGTDMNAIPSAAVERIEVLRDGAASQYGSDAIAGVINLRLKERPGTSVIAQVGQQYKGDGQVAQIGVNHGIKIGQKGGFLSLTGEFRHRGATKRAGDYNGPVYVNWNVARATGETDAAYIARRQGLYDQDQTRIRANNFDLSDNMLIGNSQVDNIGGFLNARLPITAKTSFYATGGINYRNGKAAGFYRYPFQTSQVITALYPNGFLPNIESKINDQSLLAGVSGESKGYRWDISNVYGGNSFRFDVTNSNNASQFAQGANAQTNFYAGTLSFYQNTANASVAKDYGSSVGLKSFNVAVGAEYRMDFYRIRNGEEASYRNFDPASGRAGGAQVFPGFQPANAVNASRNVVGAYIDIETDLSERLLVNTAARYENYSDFGGNLAAKLAARYKFTDAFSLRGAISNGFRAPSLHQRQFSAISTVFVSTGQGLEPRQTGTFRNDSPIAQAFGVPSLTAERSVNYSVGVTSQPLSNLSITIDTYQIDIRDRIIYSNQFTRGTSGAGLIVANILNAAGQQEVNAAQFFANAVNTRTRGIDIVVATSPRLNKGTLDLTFAANFNETRLTGDIKRPANLPNDAVFGNFLFNRQDSARLTLAQPKSKIAFTANYRLNKFGAVLRLTRFGEVATYDPANPLLDEFFSPKLVTDFSVSYRVFKNLTATLGANNILDVYPDKLQKTAQPTPSRFGSAVLDNSSFGRFVYSRNATQFGFNGGYYFLNLSASF